A single genomic interval of Lathyrus oleraceus cultivar Zhongwan6 chromosome 7, CAAS_Psat_ZW6_1.0, whole genome shotgun sequence harbors:
- the LOC127102660 gene encoding uncharacterized protein LOC127102660 — protein MKKFVELLKQLNITIPFTKAITQILSYAKFLKEILSNKKKLEDNETSMLTVECNAIIQNNMPPKLKDPASFSIPRMIGKFIINKALCDLGANVSLMPLSTCNKLNLGDIRPTNVSLQLANRSVKFPIGMLENILVRIGQFYIPTDFVIMDIKEDSHIPIILGRPFLVTVGAIIDIKKGKITFEVGEEKV, from the coding sequence ATGAAGAAATTTGTAGAACTTCTGAAGCAGCTTAATATCACTATACCATTCACAAAAGCCATTACGCAAATACTTTCATATGCTAAATTCCTTAAAGAAATCTTATCTAATAAGAAAAAGCTTGAGGATAATGAAACTAGTATGCTTACTGTTGAGTGTAACGCTATTATTCAAAACAACATGCCTCCTAAGTTGAAAGACCCAGCTAGTTTTTCCATACCACGTATGATTGGAAAGTTTATCATAAACAAAGCTTtatgcgacttaggagccaaTGTTAGTTTAATGCCTTTATCCACATGCAATAAACTAAATTTAGGAGATATAAGACCAACGAATGTGTCTCTACAACTAGCTAACCGTTCTGTTAAATTTCCAATAGGCATGCTAGAGAACATTCTCGTTCGTATAGGTCAATTCTATATTCCCACCGACTTTGTAATAATGGATATAAAGGAGGATTCCCACATCCCTATTATTTTAGGAAGACCTTTTTTAGTCACAGTTGGAGCCATCATAGATATCAAGAAAGGAAAGATAACTTTCGAAGTTGGGGAAGAAAAGGTCTAA